Proteins encoded together in one Lutra lutra chromosome 4, mLutLut1.2, whole genome shotgun sequence window:
- the RPL11 gene encoding 60S ribosomal protein L11, translating to MAQDQGEKENPMRELRIRKLCLNICVGESGDRLTRAAKVLEQLTGQTPVFSKARYTVRSFGIRRNEKIAVHCTVRGAKAEEILEKGLKVREYELRKNNFSDTGNFGFGIQEHIDLGIKYDPSIGIYGLDFYVVLGRPGFSIADKKRRTGCIGAKHRISKEEAMRWFQQKYDGIILPGK from the exons ATGGCG CAGGATCAAGGTGAGAAGGAGAACCCCATGCGGGAACTTCGCATCCGCAAGCTCTGCCTCAACATCTGTGTGGGGGAGAGTGGAGACAGACTGACACGGGCAGCCAAGGTGCTGGAGCAGCTCACAGGCCAGACCCCCGTGTTCTCCAAAG CTAGATACACGGTTAGATCCTTTGGTatcaggagaaatgaaaagattgCTGTCCATTGCACAGTCCGTGGGGCCAAGGCAGAAGAAATCCTGGAGAAAGGTCTAAAG GTTCGAGAGTAtgagttaagaaaaaataacttctctgaTACTGGAAACTTCGGCTTTGGGATCCAGGAGCACATCGATCTTGGTATCAAGTATGACCCAAGCATTGGGATCTACGGCCTGGACTTCTATGTG GTGCTGGGTAGGCCAGGTTTCAGCATCGCAGACAAGAAGCGCAGGACAGGCTGCATTGGGGCCAAACACAGAATCAGCAAAGAGGAGGCCATGCGCTGGTTCCAGCAGAAG taTGATGGGATCATCCTTCCTGGCAAATAA